The following nucleotide sequence is from Candidatus Desulfatibia profunda.
GCCGATGGCGACAATCGATTCCACGTTTAAGTTTTCCGGAATATGTAAAAGTTCGCGAATATAGGCTTCTGCGGTTTTGTTCCTGTTATGCATTCGCATTCTAATCTGAATCCAGCAGCTTCCAAGCTCCAGTGATTCGGCTGCCAGATGCAGAAAAATCGAGGCGATGGAAACGTCTTCGATCCACACATCGCATTTGGCAGGATCGGCGCAGACCACAATTCCCAGGGGCGCATTGCTCAGAAACGATGCTCCGTGCGGCTTGGCCTTTGAGAGCTTTGCAAGTAAATTTCGATCCGTTACTACAATGAACTCCCAGGGATTGAACCCTCTTGAAGAAGGCGAGCGCAGGGCCGCCTCGACAAGCATGTCGATTTTTTTTGATTCTACGGGTTTTTGCAGGTATTCGCGAATGCTTCTTCGTTTTTGAACCAGAGATAAAAACATAATTAAAGCCGCTCCTTTCCCTGAGGGTATCAAATTGGTTAGGCCTTGTCGAGATCGCCGGCATGTAAAGAGAGCGCGTGGCGCAGTGCCTCGATAAACTGTTCAAAGCGCGGCGTAAGGCTTTTGGGCCAAAGACACGGATGGTTCGGGAAAAACTCGGCACGCAGCCCGGAGGAAACCTCAAGTTGCACACCCCCCTGCAAACTGTTGCGATTGCAAATGTTGTGCGGATTTTTCCCCGGCAAACCATCGGTTTCGCCAACAGTGAAATCAGCATCAAGGAGGGCTTTTTTGATTTTTGCTTTAAAGCGCGTGTCGTTACCTCCAAGATGAACGATTTTGTTTTGGCCCTTGCAGCCGTGGATGGTTAAAACGGCTTTTGAATTTTCGGCGATTTCAATGCCTTTGGGTTCGTCAAACCGGGTGCTGGTAATATGCAGCCCGATGTTGCCTTGCGCCTTTAACCCGCTGAAAGCATAGAAAGTATGGTCGTGGCCAGCAACGGCTGCTGCAATTTCAGTGGT
It contains:
- a CDS encoding nitroreductase family protein codes for the protein MFLSLVQKRRSIREYLQKPVESKKIDMLVEAALRSPSSRGFNPWEFIVVTDRNLLAKLSKAKPHGASFLSNAPLGIVVCADPAKCDVWIEDVSIASIFLHLAAESLELGSCWIQIRMRMHNRNKTAEAYIRELLHIPENLNVESIVAIGYPAESKPAHPKEDLQYEKVHFNEYGKPLKVSSS
- a CDS encoding poly-gamma-glutamate hydrolase family protein; protein product: MTYHDGRKEEISADYFLVCTGSTPRSFQNIKVDQERILNSDGILNLKEFPKRLMIIGAGIIGCEYATMGNYQSYRELKESETFGKDYQIQIRSGKSGIAVMAPHGGGIEPGTTEIAAAVAGHDHTFYAFSGLKAQGNIGLHITSTRFDEPKGIEIAENSKAVLTIHGCKGQNKIVHLGGNDTRFKAKIKKALLDADFTVGETDGLPGKNPHNICNRNSLQGGVQLEVSSGLRAEFFPNHPCLWPKSLTPRFEQFIEALRHALSLHAGDLDKA